Proteins encoded within one genomic window of Pectobacterium araliae:
- a CDS encoding nitrate regulatory protein, whose amino-acid sequence MVAEPSTTIRFLLASRQCELNSLRYLLQSGELVGKISQIVHLLQRERGTANLFLCSDGRLFADELALREKDVQVAQTHLMTHLAGLEKMTEELPQASRLFSRVASVVYALSLLPALRQQIRQRLLPQPQAMTFFNDIIRNLLALVFEVSDTAADPGISRALIAMFSFMQGKELAGQERAVGAAAYAGGSVDEDTRQKLLDLIERQERCFDTFLNFSDEESQRRWCTIAVDSEFERLRRIVCTRSPIEKLSEVDSLHWFSVATRRIDEMKQMEDELEQTLMRRCRTRIAAADKACSDQRADLEELMAQQEHGDPGYSIFIAGHDVEGQSAQPGWLHSDGVSPQLGRSLLSLVQQQSRRLQAQDHELAALRATLNERKQIDRAKGLLMQHRGLSEEEAYKTLRRMAMSQNKKLIDIATAMLAVADVFGDTP is encoded by the coding sequence ATGGTGGCGGAGCCTTCAACGACAATTCGATTTTTACTTGCCTCGCGCCAGTGTGAGCTGAACAGCTTGCGTTACCTGCTGCAAAGCGGTGAATTGGTGGGTAAAATCAGCCAGATCGTGCATCTATTACAGCGTGAACGGGGAACGGCCAACCTGTTTCTTTGCTCCGACGGACGATTGTTCGCCGATGAGTTGGCGCTACGTGAGAAAGACGTGCAGGTGGCGCAGACGCACTTGATGACGCATCTGGCCGGATTGGAAAAAATGACGGAAGAATTGCCGCAGGCGAGCCGTTTATTCAGCCGTGTTGCCAGCGTGGTTTATGCGCTGAGCCTGCTGCCCGCGCTGCGTCAGCAGATTCGCCAGCGTTTGTTGCCTCAGCCGCAGGCGATGACGTTTTTCAACGACATTATTCGTAACCTCTTGGCGCTGGTTTTTGAGGTGTCCGACACGGCGGCCGATCCGGGAATTTCCCGTGCGCTGATTGCTATGTTCAGCTTTATGCAGGGTAAAGAGCTGGCAGGGCAGGAGCGTGCTGTTGGTGCGGCGGCTTATGCTGGGGGCAGTGTTGATGAGGACACCCGGCAAAAGCTACTGGATTTAATTGAACGGCAGGAGCGCTGTTTCGATACCTTTCTGAATTTTAGCGACGAAGAAAGCCAGCGGCGCTGGTGCACTATTGCGGTAGACAGCGAGTTTGAGCGCCTACGTCGCATTGTGTGTACGCGCAGCCCGATTGAAAAACTGTCAGAAGTCGATAGCCTGCACTGGTTTTCGGTTGCTACGCGGCGCATTGATGAAATGAAACAGATGGAAGATGAGCTGGAGCAGACGTTGATGCGGCGCTGCCGCACCCGTATTGCGGCGGCGGACAAGGCGTGCAGCGATCAGCGTGCGGATCTCGAAGAACTGATGGCGCAGCAGGAGCATGGCGATCCCGGTTATTCGATATTTATCGCTGGTCACGACGTGGAAGGACAAAGTGCGCAGCCCGGCTGGCTGCATAGTGATGGTGTTAGCCCACAGCTGGGAAGATCGCTGCTGTCGCTGGTGCAGCAACAGTCGCGTCGCTTACAGGCGCAGGATCATGAATTGGCTGCGTTGCGAGCCACGTTGAATGAAAGGAAACAGATCGATCGTGCGAAGGGCTTGCTGATGCAACACCGTGGGTTAAGTGAAGAAGAGGCCTACAAAACCCTACGCCGCATGGCGATGAGCCAGAATAAAAAGCTGATTGACATCGCGACGGCGATGCTCGCGGTGGCTGATGTATTTGGTGATACCCCTTAA
- the cydA gene encoding cytochrome ubiquinol oxidase subunit I, giving the protein MFDVVELSRLQFALTAMYHFLFVPLTLGLSFLLAIMNTTYVLTGKQIYKDMTKFWGKLFAINFALGVATGLTLEFQFGTNWSYYSHYVGDIFGAPLAMEGLMAFFLESTLIGLFFFGWDRLTKVQHMLVTWFVALGSNFSALWILVANGWMQNPIAAEFNYETMRMEMLSFAELVLNPVAQVKFVHTVAAGYTAGAMFVLGISSYYLLRGRDIAFAKRSFAIAASFGLASVLSVIVLGDESGYVMGDVQKTKLAAIEAEWETQPAPASFTLFAIPNQETMQNDYAIHVPYLLGLIATRSLDKPVVGMKDLMTQHEIRIRNGMTAYGLLEELRSGNTDPAVRAKFEAAKRDLGYGLLLKRYTDDVANASENQIQQATKDSIPRVAPLYIAFRLMVGCGVLMLGIFALSFWSVIRGRMGQRKWLHRVALYGIPLPWIAIESGWFVAEYGRQPWAVGEVLPTAIANSSLEAHDILLSMGLICGLYTLFLIAEMYLMFKFARLGPSSLKTGRYHFEQPTASPLAAPAKS; this is encoded by the coding sequence ATGTTTGATGTCGTTGAGCTGTCGCGGCTGCAATTTGCCCTGACTGCCATGTATCACTTTCTTTTCGTCCCGCTGACGCTGGGGTTGTCTTTCCTGCTGGCCATTATGAACACGACTTATGTGTTGACCGGCAAGCAAATCTATAAGGATATGACCAAATTCTGGGGCAAGCTGTTCGCCATCAATTTTGCGCTGGGCGTGGCAACCGGTCTGACGCTGGAATTCCAGTTCGGCACCAACTGGTCTTACTATTCTCACTACGTGGGCGATATTTTTGGTGCGCCGCTGGCAATGGAAGGACTCATGGCGTTCTTCCTCGAATCCACACTGATCGGCCTGTTCTTTTTCGGCTGGGATCGCCTGACCAAAGTCCAGCACATGCTGGTGACCTGGTTCGTCGCGCTGGGTTCCAACTTCTCCGCCCTGTGGATTCTGGTCGCCAACGGCTGGATGCAAAACCCGATTGCCGCCGAATTCAATTATGAAACCATGCGCATGGAAATGCTGAGCTTCGCCGAACTGGTGCTGAACCCGGTCGCGCAGGTGAAGTTTGTGCACACCGTAGCCGCAGGTTATACGGCAGGTGCGATGTTTGTGCTGGGGATCAGCTCTTACTATCTGCTGAGAGGTCGCGATATCGCTTTTGCCAAGCGCTCGTTCGCCATTGCCGCCAGTTTCGGTCTGGCCTCGGTGCTATCCGTGATCGTATTGGGTGATGAATCCGGCTATGTGATGGGTGATGTGCAGAAAACCAAGTTGGCCGCGATCGAAGCCGAATGGGAAACACAGCCTGCCCCCGCCTCTTTCACGCTGTTCGCCATCCCCAATCAGGAAACGATGCAGAATGATTATGCGATCCACGTTCCCTACCTGCTGGGGCTCATCGCCACCCGTTCGCTCGACAAACCCGTCGTCGGCATGAAAGACCTGATGACACAGCATGAGATACGCATTCGTAACGGCATGACGGCCTATGGTCTGCTGGAGGAACTGCGCTCAGGTAACACCGACCCCGCCGTTCGCGCAAAATTTGAGGCCGCCAAGCGCGATCTTGGCTACGGTCTGCTGCTTAAGCGCTATACCGATGACGTCGCCAACGCCAGCGAAAACCAGATTCAGCAGGCAACCAAAGATTCGATTCCTCGCGTCGCACCGCTGTATATCGCTTTTCGCCTGATGGTGGGCTGCGGCGTGCTGATGCTCGGCATTTTTGCTCTGTCGTTCTGGAGCGTCATACGCGGCCGCATGGGGCAACGCAAATGGCTGCACCGCGTGGCGCTGTATGGCATCCCCCTGCCCTGGATCGCGATTGAATCCGGCTGGTTCGTCGCCGAGTACGGTCGCCAGCCGTGGGCAGTCGGTGAAGTTCTGCCTACCGCCATCGCCAATTCGTCTCTGGAAGCACACGACATCCTGCTGTCGATGGGGCTGATTTGCGGACTGTACACGCTATTTCTGATCGCAGAAATGTATCTGATGTTCAAGTTTGCCCGACTGGGGCCAAGCAGCCTGAAAACCGGCCGCTACCACTTTGAACAACCGACAGCATCGCCACTCGCTGCACCTGCAAAATCTTAA
- the cydB gene encoding cytochrome d ubiquinol oxidase subunit II: MLDYETLRLIWWGLIGLLFIGFAITDGFDMGVGILLRLLGKTDTERRVMINVIAPHWDGNQVWLITAAGALFAAWPMVYAAAFSGFYFAMILVLAALFFRPVGFDYRSKLENHRWRNMWDWGIFIGSFVPTLVFGIALGNLLQGVPLSVDKYLRLTYHGGFFGLLNPFGLLAGVVSVAMIVAHGAIYLQMRTTDALQRRAQKTVLIASALMSIIFLLAGLWVLTGIDGYMITSTLDKAAPSNPLNKDVIQQAGAWLTNFNAHPALWAIPALGVVLPWFTCLFSRVNRCGWGFLTSSLTIVCVILTAGITLFPFVMPSSFDPNVSLTIWDATSSQLTLQVMTILACIFVPTILLYTSWCYYKMFGRIDARYIEENKHSVY, from the coding sequence ATGCTGGATTATGAAACATTACGTCTGATTTGGTGGGGATTGATTGGCCTGTTATTCATCGGCTTCGCCATCACTGACGGCTTTGATATGGGCGTAGGCATTCTGCTGCGCCTGCTCGGCAAGACCGATACCGAACGGCGGGTGATGATTAATGTGATCGCCCCGCACTGGGACGGCAATCAGGTCTGGCTGATCACCGCGGCGGGCGCACTGTTCGCCGCCTGGCCGATGGTTTATGCCGCCGCGTTCTCCGGTTTCTACTTCGCTATGATTCTGGTGCTGGCCGCGCTGTTTTTCCGCCCGGTTGGCTTTGATTATCGCTCCAAGCTGGAAAACCACCGCTGGCGTAATATGTGGGATTGGGGCATTTTCATCGGCAGCTTCGTCCCCACGCTGGTGTTCGGCATCGCATTAGGCAACCTGTTACAGGGCGTGCCGCTGAGCGTCGATAAGTATTTGCGCCTCACCTACCACGGTGGGTTCTTTGGCCTGTTGAACCCGTTCGGGCTGCTGGCAGGCGTCGTGAGTGTTGCCATGATCGTCGCACACGGCGCGATTTACCTGCAAATGCGCACCACAGATGCACTTCAGCGTCGCGCGCAAAAAACCGTCCTAATAGCCAGCGCGCTGATGAGCATCATCTTCTTACTGGCTGGCCTGTGGGTGCTGACCGGAATCGACGGCTACATGATTACCTCCACGCTGGATAAAGCGGCTCCATCTAATCCACTGAATAAAGACGTGATCCAGCAGGCCGGTGCCTGGTTAACCAACTTTAATGCGCATCCCGCGCTGTGGGCGATCCCCGCATTGGGTGTAGTTCTGCCGTGGTTCACCTGTCTCTTCTCGCGTGTGAACCGCTGCGGCTGGGGTTTTCTGACCTCATCATTGACGATTGTCTGTGTGATTCTGACGGCAGGGATTACGCTGTTCCCGTTCGTGATGCCTTCCAGCTTTGATCCCAATGTCAGCCTGACCATCTGGGATGCGACGTCCAGCCAGCTTACGCTTCAGGTGATGACCATTCTGGCCTGCATTTTTGTCCCCACCATCCTGCTTTATACCAGTTGGTGTTACTACAAGATGTTCGGTCGGATCGACGCCCGCTACATCGAAGAAAATAAGCATTCCGTTTACTAA
- the cydX gene encoding cytochrome bd-I oxidase subunit CydX, producing MWYFAWILGTLLACAFALVTALAVENHEAAKDA from the coding sequence ATGTGGTATTTCGCCTGGATACTCGGCACGCTGCTGGCCTGCGCGTTTGCACTGGTTACCGCGCTGGCGGTTGAGAACCATGAAGCAGCAAAAGACGCTTAA
- a CDS encoding YidH family protein produces the protein MTTPRQDKTPWWRQGKTPDYRFSLANERTFLAWIRTALAFLAGAVGIDQFTVHIDPLVRQGLALLLVVCAALLGGLAYRRWVSNEKAMRQESDMPYTSMLLIVTLFISLIAIALAAMILFG, from the coding sequence ATGACAACGCCCAGACAGGACAAAACCCCGTGGTGGCGTCAGGGGAAAACCCCGGACTACCGTTTTTCATTAGCGAATGAGCGCACTTTTCTGGCGTGGATTCGCACCGCGCTGGCGTTTCTTGCGGGTGCTGTCGGTATCGATCAATTTACCGTTCATATCGATCCGCTGGTGCGTCAGGGGCTGGCTCTGCTGCTGGTCGTCTGCGCGGCGTTGCTCGGCGGTCTGGCCTATCGTCGCTGGGTCAGCAATGAGAAAGCGATGCGTCAGGAAAGTGATATGCCGTATACATCGATGCTGCTGATCGTGACGCTGTTTATCAGCCTTATTGCTATCGCGCTTGCCGCGATGATCCTGTTCGGGTAG
- a CDS encoding DUF202 domain-containing protein, protein METTRDPGLQPQRTGMAWTRTLFVMLINSLLCFRLSMVDDSHAIFACAMLLLCVSTLMSVLAILRYRFSAACQPVLSRASHGLIALTSASIVLTALVLLLHFSGIWQGYIF, encoded by the coding sequence ATGGAAACCACTCGCGATCCGGGTTTACAGCCGCAGCGAACCGGCATGGCCTGGACACGCACCCTGTTTGTAATGTTGATAAATAGCTTGCTGTGTTTTCGCCTAAGTATGGTCGATGACAGCCACGCCATTTTTGCCTGCGCCATGCTGCTCTTGTGCGTCTCTACTCTGATGTCGGTGCTGGCGATTCTGCGCTACCGCTTTAGCGCCGCTTGCCAACCCGTGCTATCACGCGCCAGCCACGGACTGATCGCGCTAACATCAGCATCAATAGTGCTCACCGCTCTGGTATTGCTGCTGCACTTCAGCGGTATATGGCAAGGATACATTTTCTGA
- the fdhE gene encoding formate dehydrogenase accessory protein FdhE — MSIRIVPQEQLEQNEKSMSEGNIPPLLFANLKSLYSSRAERLRQLAEDHPLGDYLTFAAGVVEAQQKVLHDHPLQLDLSGVLKQSGERPPLDIAVFPRDAHWHTLLHALIEELKPDASGQVLATLENLEKASEQELEEQATALLQHQFRAESNDKAPFIWAALSLFWAQMASQLPGKARAVPGEHRQFCPVCGSIPVSGVVQLGTTSGLRYLHCNLCESEWHMVRVKCSNCEESSELNYWSLDSENSAIKTESCGHCGTYLKLLYQEKDHRVEAVADDLASLVLDVKMEEEGFSRSSINPFLFPESTIE; from the coding sequence ATGAGTATTCGCATTGTTCCTCAGGAACAGTTAGAACAGAACGAAAAATCGATGTCGGAAGGAAATATCCCTCCGCTGCTTTTCGCCAATTTGAAAAGCCTGTATAGCAGCCGTGCGGAACGTCTGCGTCAGTTAGCTGAAGATCACCCGTTGGGGGATTATCTCACCTTCGCCGCAGGTGTAGTGGAAGCCCAGCAGAAGGTATTACACGATCATCCGTTGCAACTTGACCTGAGTGGCGTGCTGAAACAGTCCGGTGAACGTCCGCCGCTTGATATCGCCGTATTTCCGCGTGATGCGCACTGGCACACGCTACTGCATGCGTTGATTGAAGAATTGAAACCGGATGCCAGCGGACAGGTGTTAGCTACGCTGGAGAATCTGGAAAAAGCCTCAGAGCAGGAGCTGGAAGAGCAGGCAACGGCGCTGCTGCAACACCAGTTTCGTGCCGAAAGCAACGATAAAGCTCCGTTCATCTGGGCGGCGCTGTCGTTGTTTTGGGCGCAGATGGCAAGCCAACTGCCCGGTAAAGCGCGTGCAGTACCCGGCGAACATCGCCAGTTCTGCCCTGTGTGCGGCAGTATTCCGGTATCGGGCGTGGTGCAGTTAGGTACGACCAGTGGACTGCGTTATCTGCACTGTAATCTGTGCGAGAGCGAATGGCACATGGTGCGGGTGAAATGCAGCAACTGTGAAGAATCGAGCGAGCTTAATTACTGGTCGCTGGATAGTGAAAACTCCGCGATCAAAACGGAAAGCTGCGGTCACTGTGGCACGTATCTGAAGCTGTTGTATCAGGAAAAAGATCACCGCGTGGAAGCCGTCGCCGACGATCTGGCCTCGTTGGTATTGGATGTGAAAATGGAGGAAGAAGGTTTTTCTCGCAGTAGCATCAACCCCTTCCTGTTCCCGGAAAGTACGATCGAATAG
- a CDS encoding PLP-dependent aminotransferase family protein — protein MAKFEQLAHQIREQLQEGIWQPGDKLPSLREKSLHAGMSLMTVLHAYQLLESQGLIVSRPQSGYYAAPQLQPIPADSLHSPVGQERVQLTEDVDVNAFIFDVLQASKDPAVMPFGSAFPDPQLFPQRQLTRSLASVARHMQPQSALDNLPPGNENLRKNIAQRYALQGIAVSPDEIVITAGAMESLNLSLQVLTEPGDYVAIESPAFYGALQAIERLKLKAIAIATDPQQGIDLDALQQALNDYPIKACWLMTNFHNPLGYTLSWEKKQRLVAMLEKQGVGLVEDDVYSELYTGLQRPLPAKALDKTGTILHCSSFSKNLVAGFRIGWVAAGGYAGNLQRLQLMSTLSTSAPMQLAIADYLATSSYDSHLRRLRRALEQRKHAALQSLCRHFPSEVRIHHSQGGYFLWLELPEGVSSTALYRCALARGVSIAPGKMFTTGDQFDRYFRFNASYEWDDRCEQSVIVLASLIRAQIGERLTRSPL, from the coding sequence ATGGCAAAGTTTGAACAGCTCGCTCACCAGATTCGTGAGCAACTTCAGGAAGGGATCTGGCAACCGGGTGACAAATTACCCTCGCTGCGGGAAAAATCACTGCATGCGGGCATGAGCCTGATGACGGTGCTGCATGCGTATCAACTGCTGGAAAGCCAGGGGCTAATTGTGTCGCGCCCGCAGTCGGGGTACTACGCCGCTCCGCAACTGCAACCAATACCCGCAGACAGCCTGCATTCGCCCGTTGGGCAGGAACGCGTTCAGTTGACCGAAGACGTGGATGTTAACGCATTCATTTTTGACGTGCTTCAGGCCAGCAAAGATCCGGCGGTGATGCCGTTCGGATCGGCGTTTCCCGATCCGCAACTCTTTCCGCAGCGCCAGTTAACGCGTTCACTGGCCTCGGTGGCGCGTCATATGCAGCCACAGAGTGCGCTGGATAATTTGCCGCCGGGTAACGAGAATCTGAGGAAGAACATCGCTCAGCGCTACGCGTTGCAGGGGATTGCCGTCTCGCCCGATGAAATTGTGATTACGGCGGGGGCGATGGAGTCTCTCAATCTCAGCCTTCAGGTATTGACGGAGCCGGGCGATTACGTGGCGATCGAATCTCCGGCATTTTACGGCGCGCTACAAGCGATTGAACGCCTTAAACTCAAAGCGATTGCGATCGCGACCGATCCGCAGCAGGGCATCGATCTCGATGCGTTGCAGCAGGCGTTGAATGACTACCCGATCAAAGCCTGCTGGCTGATGACCAACTTCCATAATCCGCTCGGCTACACGTTGTCCTGGGAGAAGAAACAGCGGCTGGTGGCAATGCTGGAAAAACAGGGTGTTGGGCTGGTCGAGGATGACGTTTATAGCGAGCTATATACTGGCCTGCAACGTCCGCTGCCCGCGAAAGCGTTGGATAAAACAGGGACGATTCTGCACTGCTCCTCGTTTTCTAAAAATCTGGTGGCAGGGTTCCGCATTGGCTGGGTGGCGGCGGGGGGCTATGCGGGAAATCTTCAGCGTTTACAGTTAATGAGTACCTTATCAACCAGCGCACCGATGCAACTGGCGATTGCGGATTATCTGGCGACCAGCAGCTATGACAGCCACCTGCGCCGCCTGCGCCGGGCGCTGGAGCAACGCAAACATGCGGCATTACAGTCGCTATGCCGACACTTTCCCAGTGAAGTCCGCATTCATCATTCGCAAGGCGGTTATTTTCTCTGGCTGGAGTTGCCTGAAGGTGTCAGCAGCACGGCGCTATACCGCTGTGCGCTGGCGCGGGGCGTCAGCATTGCGCCGGGGAAAATGTTCACGACCGGCGACCAATTCGATCGCTATTTCCGCTTTAACGCGTCCTACGAATGGGACGACCGCTGTGAACAAAGCGTGATCGTCTTAGCATCGCTGATTCGGGCGCAGATAGGCGAGCGTCTGACCCGATCACCCCTTTAG
- a CDS encoding glutamine amidotransferase, whose protein sequence is MSEKVLLVIQLGQPPEGIASQVGQQGKWFTDAVQGKTQPVQVVRPDLGESLPPFDTLAAVIISGSWSMVTDRLDWSEYTAGWLREAYYADVPLLGVCYGHQLLADALGGKVGDNPNGKEVGVQIVTTHEAAAQDPLLRDYPPQFGAYLTHQQSVLEAPEGAQVLASSEMDGCQIIRYSDKVLTVQFHPEFSADIMRTCLRHNETALRQGGWDVDRMMDITQEPVWARKILLDFVQCYGKV, encoded by the coding sequence ATGAGCGAAAAGGTATTGCTGGTGATTCAGCTGGGCCAACCGCCGGAAGGTATTGCGTCTCAGGTTGGGCAGCAGGGGAAGTGGTTTACCGATGCGGTACAGGGGAAAACGCAGCCGGTGCAGGTGGTTCGTCCCGACCTTGGGGAATCGCTGCCGCCGTTTGATACGCTGGCGGCAGTGATTATCTCTGGCTCGTGGTCGATGGTTACGGATCGGCTGGACTGGAGTGAATACACCGCTGGCTGGCTGCGTGAAGCGTATTATGCGGATGTCCCGCTGCTGGGGGTGTGTTATGGGCATCAGTTGCTGGCCGATGCGTTGGGCGGCAAAGTAGGGGATAACCCGAACGGCAAGGAAGTCGGCGTTCAGATTGTGACAACTCATGAAGCCGCGGCACAAGATCCCTTACTGCGTGACTATCCGCCGCAGTTTGGCGCTTACCTGACCCACCAGCAATCCGTGCTGGAAGCGCCAGAAGGCGCGCAGGTGCTGGCGAGTTCAGAGATGGACGGCTGCCAGATCATCCGCTACAGCGATAAAGTCTTGACCGTGCAGTTCCACCCGGAATTCAGCGCGGACATCATGCGGACGTGCCTGCGCCACAATGAAACGGCGCTGCGACAGGGCGGTTGGGATGTGGATAGGATGATGGACATCACGCAAGAGCCTGTTTGGGCGCGCAAGATCCTGCTGGATTTTGTACAGTGCTATGGCAAAGTTTGA
- a CDS encoding YlaC family protein, with the protein MDEVKRLLTEEIERINREEKRDNKIRFSRKFMQSHPYLFAAMLVSYVPVAMILFYAPYFGLPYLIGFTVFLLVMSLALSIDINPTYRFEDIDTLDLRVCYNGEWFTIRHVSQDTLDKLLRNEQVPSAVKAGIEKIQRTKGDVDFYDVFSLAYRQQPSI; encoded by the coding sequence ATGGATGAAGTAAAACGCCTTCTGACTGAAGAGATCGAACGTATTAATCGGGAAGAAAAACGCGATAATAAAATACGTTTTAGCCGCAAATTCATGCAGTCACATCCCTATTTGTTTGCCGCGATGCTGGTGAGTTATGTGCCAGTCGCGATGATCCTGTTTTACGCCCCTTATTTTGGTTTGCCCTACCTGATCGGTTTTACCGTCTTCCTGCTGGTGATGTCGCTGGCACTCTCGATAGATATTAATCCGACCTATCGCTTTGAGGACATCGATACCCTGGATCTCCGCGTTTGCTATAACGGCGAGTGGTTTACGATCCGCCATGTATCGCAGGATACATTGGATAAGTTGCTACGTAACGAACAGGTGCCGTCCGCTGTGAAAGCCGGGATAGAAAAAATTCAACGCACGAAAGGTGACGTTGATTTCTACGACGTCTTCTCACTGGCCTACCGCCAGCAGCCTTCCATTTAG
- a CDS encoding NAD(P)H-binding protein — MTWLLFGAGNGVGACLLQRAIECEQAVVLVLRNPEQAKHWREQGMTVVEGDACDPETVAEACRVAGSSAIVVSTMGGGTVNYQGHRTVIDGAELAGIKRMLLVTSLGCGDSWAQLSARARAAFGFAVREKSLAESWLQSSTLDHCIVRPGGLLDVVATHNAQLTQGAATLGLVSRWDVALAVDKLLQQPVFGNQIYNLIDPDLTMPAIP, encoded by the coding sequence ATGACATGGTTACTTTTTGGCGCAGGCAATGGGGTCGGCGCCTGCTTATTACAGCGAGCTATTGAGTGCGAGCAGGCGGTAGTACTGGTATTACGCAACCCTGAGCAGGCCAAACACTGGCGTGAACAGGGGATGACGGTAGTAGAAGGCGATGCCTGTGACCCGGAAACGGTCGCGGAAGCCTGTCGTGTAGCTGGGTCGTCCGCCATTGTGGTATCGACGATGGGTGGCGGCACGGTAAATTATCAGGGTCACCGGACGGTGATCGACGGTGCAGAACTGGCGGGTATCAAGCGTATGCTACTGGTGACCTCGCTGGGCTGTGGCGATAGTTGGGCGCAGTTGTCGGCACGTGCCAGAGCCGCGTTTGGTTTCGCAGTGCGTGAGAAATCGCTGGCAGAAAGTTGGTTACAAAGCAGTACGTTGGATCACTGTATTGTTCGTCCTGGTGGTCTGTTGGATGTGGTCGCAACGCACAATGCGCAACTGACACAAGGTGCGGCCACACTGGGATTGGTGTCACGCTGGGATGTGGCGCTGGCGGTTGATAAACTGCTGCAACAACCTGTGTTCGGTAATCAGATTTACAATCTGATCGATCCCGATCTCACGATGCCTGCCATTCCGTAA
- the hutX gene encoding heme utilization cystosolic carrier protein HutX: protein MTMTLNELLATNPDGTLEEIAGKYNTSLFAVVEALPVAQRTLATGDRFDRVWDTIATWGEVTLISHTADAILEFKSELPTGTHRHGYFNLRGKNGLSGHIRATSCQHIAFIERKFMGMDTASVVFFNASGAAMFKIFLGRDSHRQLLSAQVEAFHALASELQPEQV, encoded by the coding sequence ATGACCATGACGCTGAATGAATTACTGGCAACCAACCCTGATGGCACATTGGAAGAGATTGCCGGAAAATATAATACCTCGTTGTTTGCCGTCGTTGAGGCGCTGCCTGTGGCTCAGCGTACGCTGGCGACGGGCGATCGGTTCGATCGGGTGTGGGACACGATTGCGACCTGGGGTGAAGTGACGCTAATTAGTCACACGGCGGATGCGATTCTGGAGTTTAAGAGCGAGCTACCCACCGGTACGCATCGTCACGGTTATTTTAATTTACGTGGCAAAAATGGCCTGAGCGGACATATCCGTGCGACGAGCTGTCAGCACATTGCGTTTATTGAACGTAAGTTCATGGGGATGGACACAGCCTCTGTGGTGTTCTTTAATGCCAGTGGTGCGGCGATGTTTAAAATCTTCCTTGGACGAGACAGCCACCGCCAGTTGCTGAGCGCTCAGGTTGAGGCGTTCCATGCGCTGGCGAGTGAATTACAACCGGAGCAGGTATGA